GTCAGCTTTCACAGGAGACAGCAGCAGGCGTCACCCTTTACCCTGTGCCTTTTCCCGCCACATCGTGACGCACACTCCCCTCCCCCCGACCACTAGTATTACTACAGCTCCTACTATCACTACTACTGCGatttcaccaccaccacaaacTTTCCCCACCCCCTCACCGACAAGACTGCCTTCACCTTTTGGCTCACGTAATCATTTACAGTCAatgatggaaaaacagaagagctgtAAATGGCAATAATGCAGCCACCCCAAGGATGAACACGCttcttaataaataaacaattttagCATTTAAGGTGTACCAAAACTTAACGGGCGAGATTTACGGATTTTAAACCGCCTGAGGTGTTTATGAAATACGATAAATCTTCATACCTTCAACGGATCCTCTTACGTGGAGTTTGTTCCACCGGGATTGGGGACTTGGATTGATGGCAGCCGCTCACATCATTAGATTTTCTATCAGCAGCCCTCTTTCGTTTCACGAAGAAGTCTGAGGAAAcggaaaaaaatacagttaagaCACATAAATCCACTTGAGCTGAACATTACGCACGATGAAGTTTAAATATGGGGAGAAGCGATGGACCCAACAGCGCGCGTGAGGCAAACACGAGACTTTAAATCTACTTTAATTacctgtgatgtgtgtgttgttgtcagtaGTGGCCGTCCTCTTGCGTCTAACACACGGGACCTGTCTGTGAGTCGGCTTCCCTGAGTTGAGCTTGTCTGAGCGGTTTTCCTGGTTGACCTCCACCGGGGAGGGAGTGCTGCTGTTCTCGGGCAAAGCCAGGCGCTCCATTACATCCAAACGAGGGGGCTCCGGGAGAACAGAGTCCGCGGAGGGCGTCTGCTTGACGGGAGTGGCAGGCACCCTGGTCCTGTCGCTCTGAACACAGTCCCGATAAAACGCCGGGGTCTTATCCACGGGCGCCTCTTCCCACTCGTAATTCCCATCCAGCGGGGTGTTGGTCTCGAAATTAAAGTTCCATCTCTGTTGGTCCCGCTCGGAAATCTCTCTCAGCTTGGCTTTCATGTCCCGGCTGAGCTCGTCATGATCCACCGGACCAAAGAGGTTGCGGCAGACGCTTGTGCGTCTGTGGAGAGGGAAGGTCCTCCGGGCCACCAGCCTCTCCAGCGCGCTGCTCGATAACTGGACGTTGGACATCTCCAAAATCTTTCCAACGGAGCCTCAAAATTACAAGAGAAGATACCCGATTTGGTTGATCGATCCCTGATGAGCGAGTacctgttgttattgttgttgttgctgttgttgtgcctgacgtgtgtgtgtgtgtgtgttcctctctctcctcgCTCGCCCGtctctctc
This is a stretch of genomic DNA from Scatophagus argus isolate fScaArg1 chromosome 7, fScaArg1.pri, whole genome shotgun sequence. It encodes these proteins:
- the LOC124062415 gene encoding cyclin-dependent kinase inhibitor 1C-like, with product MSNVQLSSSALERLVARRTFPLHRRTSVCRNLFGPVDHDELSRDMKAKLREISERDQQRWNFNFETNTPLDGNYEWEEAPVDKTPAFYRDCVQSDRTRVPATPVKQTPSADSVLPEPPRLDVMERLALPENSSTPSPVEVNQENRSDKLNSGKPTHRQVPCVRRKRTATTDNNTHITDFFVKRKRAADRKSNDVSGCHQSKSPIPVEQTPRKRIR